A region from the Nocardioides exalbidus genome encodes:
- the tsaD gene encoding tRNA (adenosine(37)-N6)-threonylcarbamoyltransferase complex transferase subunit TsaD — translation MTDEPLVLGIETSCDETGVGIVRGHTLLADTVASSVEEHARFGGVVPEVASRAHLEAMVPTIERAAETAGVALSDIDAIAVTSGPGLAGALLVGVASAKALAIGLGKPIYGVNHLAAHVAVDQLEHGPLPEPCLAMLVSGGHSSLLEVTDVTVGVEPMGSTIDDAAGEAFDKVARLLGLPFPGGPHIDKQARSGNSVAIDFPRGLTSRRDLERHRFDFSFSGLKTAVARWVETQQREGVTIDVADVAASFQEAVCDVLTRKAIDAATSRGIEDILIGGGVAANSRLRAMAEERATAAGIRVRVPRPGLCTDNGAMVAALGAELVARGRTPSLLDLPADSSLPITTVVA, via the coding sequence ATGACTGACGAGCCCCTGGTCCTCGGCATCGAGACCTCCTGCGACGAGACCGGCGTCGGCATCGTCCGCGGCCACACCCTGCTCGCCGACACGGTCGCCAGCAGCGTCGAGGAGCACGCGCGCTTCGGCGGCGTGGTGCCCGAGGTCGCCAGCCGTGCGCACCTCGAGGCGATGGTGCCCACCATCGAGCGGGCCGCGGAGACTGCCGGCGTCGCGCTGAGCGACATCGACGCGATCGCCGTGACGAGCGGGCCCGGCCTGGCCGGCGCGCTGCTGGTCGGGGTGGCCAGTGCCAAGGCGCTCGCCATCGGCCTCGGCAAGCCGATCTACGGCGTGAACCACCTCGCCGCGCACGTCGCCGTCGACCAGCTCGAGCACGGCCCGCTGCCCGAGCCCTGTCTGGCGATGCTCGTCTCCGGCGGGCACTCCAGCCTGCTCGAGGTCACCGACGTCACCGTCGGCGTCGAGCCGATGGGCTCGACGATCGACGACGCGGCGGGGGAGGCCTTCGACAAGGTCGCCCGGCTGCTCGGCCTGCCGTTCCCCGGTGGGCCCCACATCGACAAGCAGGCCCGCAGCGGCAACAGCGTCGCGATCGACTTCCCGCGCGGCCTGACGAGCCGGCGCGACCTCGAGCGGCACCGGTTCGACTTCTCCTTCTCCGGGCTCAAGACGGCCGTCGCCCGCTGGGTCGAGACCCAGCAGCGCGAGGGCGTGACGATCGACGTGGCCGACGTCGCGGCCTCGTTCCAGGAGGCGGTCTGCGACGTGCTGACCCGCAAGGCGATCGACGCCGCGACGAGCCGCGGTATCGAGGACATCCTCATCGGCGGCGGCGTGGCCGCCAACAGCCGGCTCCGGGCGATGGCCGAGGAGCGCGCGACCGCGGCCGGGATCCGGGTGCGCGTGCCGCGACCCGGCCTGTGCACCGACAACGGAGCCATGGTCGCCGCGCTCGGCGCCGAGCTCGTCGCGCGCGGACGTACGCCGTCGCTGCTGGACCTGCCCGCCGACAGCTCGCTGCCGATCACGACCGTCGTCGCCTGA
- a CDS encoding SigE family RNA polymerase sigma factor: MALIDGTGQGHDVARADGQTDRQTDKDADFSAYMSARQPALYRTAYLLAGDHAGAEDLLQNAFAKLYLSWDRIRDPQALDGYVRRVMVNENNSLWRRAWKRREHATDPTTGAMPETGVHDEYDDGMGGVLWSFVQTLSPKQRAVIVLRYYEQLSEAEIADVLGISPGTVKSQASRALAALRARAPHSLNPHESGDAR; this comes from the coding sequence ATGGCACTCATCGACGGAACAGGACAGGGTCACGACGTGGCACGCGCGGACGGGCAGACGGACAGGCAGACGGACAAGGACGCCGACTTCTCGGCGTACATGTCGGCGCGCCAGCCTGCCCTCTACCGGACGGCGTACCTCCTCGCCGGCGACCACGCCGGCGCCGAGGACCTGCTCCAGAACGCCTTCGCGAAGCTCTACCTCTCGTGGGACAGGATCCGCGACCCGCAGGCGCTCGACGGCTACGTCCGTCGCGTGATGGTCAACGAGAACAACTCCCTGTGGCGTCGCGCCTGGAAGCGTCGCGAGCACGCCACCGACCCGACCACGGGGGCGATGCCCGAGACCGGCGTCCACGACGAGTACGACGACGGGATGGGCGGCGTGCTGTGGTCGTTCGTCCAGACCCTGTCGCCCAAGCAGCGTGCCGTGATCGTCCTGCGCTACTACGAGCAGCTCAGCGAGGCCGAGATCGCCGACGTCCTGGGCATCTCCCCCGGGACGGTGAAGTCCCAGGCCAGCCGCGCCCTCGCTGCGCTGCGTGCCCGCGCCCCCCACTCCCTCAACCCCCACGAGTCCGGAGACGCACGATGA
- a CDS encoding S-(hydroxymethyl)mycothiol dehydrogenase gives MQQVKAVVALKKGEPVQLTTINVPDPGPGEAVVKVQACGVCHTDLHYREGGINDEFPFLLGHEAAGVVESVGADVTGLEPGDFVVLNWRAVCGSCRACDRGEPWYCFATHNATQKMTLAEGELAGTELSPALGIGAFAEKTLVAAGQCTKVDPSARAAAVGLLGCGVMAGLGAAINTGNVGRGSTVAVIGCGGVGAAAIAGAALAGAAKIIAVDIDDRKLENARKLGATHTVNSSEVDAVEAIRSLTPPPDGTGHEGGADVVIDAVGRPETWKQAFYARDLAGTVVLVGVPTPDMKIPEIPLIDVFGRGGSLKSSWYGDCLPSRDFPMLVDLYQQGRLDLDAFVTEEIGIGDVEAAFSAMHDGNVLRSVVVL, from the coding sequence ATGCAGCAGGTCAAGGCCGTGGTCGCTCTCAAGAAGGGCGAGCCGGTGCAGCTCACCACGATCAACGTCCCGGACCCCGGTCCGGGGGAGGCGGTGGTGAAGGTCCAGGCCTGCGGCGTGTGCCACACCGACCTGCACTACCGCGAGGGCGGGATCAACGACGAGTTCCCGTTCCTGCTCGGGCACGAGGCGGCCGGCGTCGTGGAGAGCGTGGGTGCGGACGTCACCGGGCTCGAGCCGGGCGACTTCGTGGTGCTGAACTGGCGAGCGGTGTGCGGCAGCTGCCGGGCGTGCGACCGGGGTGAGCCGTGGTACTGCTTCGCGACCCACAACGCGACCCAGAAGATGACGCTCGCCGAGGGCGAGCTGGCCGGCACGGAGCTCTCGCCGGCACTCGGGATCGGCGCCTTCGCCGAGAAGACCCTGGTCGCGGCGGGCCAGTGCACGAAGGTCGACCCGTCGGCCCGCGCCGCCGCCGTCGGCCTGCTCGGCTGTGGCGTGATGGCCGGCCTCGGTGCCGCGATCAACACAGGCAACGTGGGCCGTGGCTCGACGGTCGCGGTGATCGGCTGTGGCGGCGTGGGTGCCGCCGCGATCGCCGGTGCTGCGCTCGCGGGGGCGGCGAAGATCATCGCCGTCGACATCGACGACCGGAAGCTGGAGAACGCGCGCAAGCTCGGCGCCACGCACACGGTCAACTCCTCCGAGGTGGACGCCGTCGAGGCGATCCGGTCGCTGACCCCGCCGCCGGACGGCACGGGCCACGAGGGCGGCGCCGACGTCGTGATCGACGCGGTCGGTCGCCCCGAGACCTGGAAGCAGGCGTTCTACGCGCGCGACCTCGCCGGCACCGTCGTGCTCGTCGGCGTCCCGACGCCGGACATGAAGATCCCCGAGATCCCGCTGATCGACGTCTTCGGCCGCGGCGGGTCGCTCAAGTCGTCCTGGTACGGCGACTGCCTGCCCTCGCGCGACTTCCCGATGCTGGTCGACCTCTACCAGCAGGGTCGGCTCGACCTCGACGCCTTCGTGACCGAGGAGATCGGCATCGGCGACGTCGAGGCTGCGTTCTCGGCCATGCACGACGGCAACGTGCTGCGCTCGGTCGTGGTCCTGTGA
- a CDS encoding MBL fold metallo-hydrolase: MTARVDHAVVSGTFSLDGETHQVDNNVWVIGDDEQCLVIDAPHDVDAILQVVAGRTVKAIVCTHAHDDHVRVAPALRVATGAPILLHPDDRPLWELTHGGDEPGAELWDVDLSEGLTLTIGGAAVQVIHTPGHAPGAVCLYVHDLGCVFTGDTLFEGGPGATGRSYSDADLIKDSIRARLFELPDDTVVHTGHGPDTTIGAEKANV; encoded by the coding sequence GTGACCGCGCGGGTCGACCACGCGGTCGTCTCGGGGACCTTCAGCCTCGACGGGGAGACCCACCAGGTCGACAACAACGTCTGGGTGATCGGCGACGACGAGCAGTGCCTCGTCATCGACGCCCCGCACGACGTCGACGCGATCCTGCAGGTCGTCGCCGGCCGGACGGTGAAGGCGATCGTGTGCACCCACGCCCACGACGACCACGTCCGCGTCGCGCCGGCGCTGCGGGTCGCGACCGGTGCCCCGATCCTGCTTCACCCCGACGACCGGCCGCTGTGGGAGCTGACCCACGGTGGCGACGAGCCGGGTGCCGAGCTGTGGGACGTCGACCTCTCCGAAGGCCTGACCCTCACCATCGGTGGGGCGGCCGTGCAGGTGATCCACACGCCCGGCCACGCGCCGGGTGCGGTATGCCTCTACGTCCACGACCTCGGCTGCGTCTTCACCGGCGACACCCTGTTCGAGGGCGGTCCGGGTGCCACGGGTCGGTCCTACAGCGACGCCGACCTGATCAAGGACTCGATCCGCGCGCGGCTCTTCGAGCTGCCGGACGACACGGTGGTCCACACCGGGCACGGCCCCGACACCACGATCGGGGCCGAGAAGGCCAACGTCTGA
- a CDS encoding helix-turn-helix domain-containing protein, with product MSTVAMRGPATTRLRTGPGTGLEEDTTLDWERMEGWTTEEVEWWLLGPFDGEIPGLVRRVRRILDVSQRGLAALIGVSQSVVARWETGRTSPRAAVLMRLLRMAKVVAEFHHEDSGQEVEPMRDDGARDRAGRRFPAHADPKVTGWWAPRDSLSDGSWPRWSELSRRREAPAVRYHLTRWKRILRSVHGVPVDHASDQQNLAEAIHLDEVREERRRRRAA from the coding sequence ATGTCGACAGTAGCGATGCGGGGGCCGGCGACGACGCGGCTCCGGACCGGGCCGGGCACCGGGCTGGAGGAGGACACGACGCTCGACTGGGAGCGGATGGAGGGCTGGACCACCGAGGAGGTCGAGTGGTGGTTGCTCGGACCCTTCGACGGGGAGATCCCTGGACTCGTGCGCCGGGTCAGGAGGATCCTGGATGTCTCGCAACGTGGCCTGGCCGCGCTCATCGGCGTGTCCCAGTCGGTGGTCGCGCGCTGGGAGACCGGGCGGACGAGCCCGCGGGCGGCCGTGCTGATGCGGCTGCTCCGGATGGCGAAGGTGGTCGCGGAGTTCCATCACGAGGACTCCGGCCAGGAGGTCGAGCCGATGCGGGACGACGGTGCGCGCGACCGCGCCGGGCGGCGCTTCCCCGCACACGCCGACCCGAAGGTGACCGGGTGGTGGGCGCCGCGGGACTCCCTGTCCGACGGGAGCTGGCCGCGCTGGTCGGAGCTCTCGCGCCGGAGGGAGGCCCCGGCCGTGAGGTATCACCTCACGAGGTGGAAGCGGATCCTGCGCAGCGTCCACGGCGTCCCGGTCGACCACGCGAGCGACCAGCAGAACCTGGCGGAGGCGATCCACCTCGACGAGGTGAGGGAGGAACGCCGACGCCGGCGGGCCGCATGA
- a CDS encoding GNAT family N-acetyltransferase, whose protein sequence is MTDVFVPEEFEGPRELTGDGFRLEPLGPQHNDSDLAAWTSSIHHIRGTTGFEKWSWPPLDGMSAEDNLADLTRHAQDFVDRTGFTFTVLDPTTDEVIGCV, encoded by the coding sequence ATGACTGACGTGTTCGTGCCGGAGGAGTTCGAGGGCCCGCGAGAGCTCACCGGGGACGGGTTCAGGCTGGAGCCGCTCGGGCCGCAGCACAACGACTCCGACCTCGCTGCCTGGACGTCGAGCATCCACCACATCCGCGGGACGACCGGGTTCGAGAAGTGGAGCTGGCCGCCGCTCGACGGCATGAGCGCCGAGGACAACCTGGCCGACCTGACCCGCCACGCGCAGGACTTCGTCGACCGCACCGGCTTCACCTTCACCGTGCTCGACCCGACGACGGACGAGGTCATCGGCTGCGTCTAG
- a CDS encoding glycoside hydrolase family 3 protein — protein sequence MPPTTTRLTALLATAALVVTLAACDGGAGSESDASPASDAASPASAQEAPRTPSEELGLTEGWGPDRAELDRAARIVARMRLPDLAGQVIVADWSGTSAPVRMVRDLHLGGVIAFDSNVVSARQIKAVNTALTRQVRRKYPLFLGVDQEGGVVERLRRAATRFPAFMSAGAAGDPALTQQAYAASGGELRGLGFTVDFAPDADVTSGPGDPTIGSRSASSRPTTVAGQVVAAANGFSGAGVLPVIKHFPGHGSVPADSHLTLPVQTKSVKELEATDLVPFRSAVEAGLPAVMVGHLDVRAVDPRVPSSLSRKVTTGLLRDGLGFHGLVVTDSLEMTGVTKGRDAGRIAVQAMRAGADVLLMPASPALARTALVKAVRSGTLTRKRLEQSAARQIALLTHLVGAPGTPVGEARAASRALSAAAITVTDGACNGRLVEDAVHAYGDSGAVGTFATAAREAGLTVLLRRSTPPGLATAAPRPERRKHEGRKHFKARTKAWRRAEARREVRLGRWTAREDARVAAGTQIGFSGYHDAPVDGTIAVATDTPWVLGRVGAPTRIATYGDTPAAMQALVEVLLGRATAPGHLPVEVAGVSRDGC from the coding sequence ATGCCCCCCACCACGACCCGGCTGACGGCGCTGCTCGCCACCGCCGCCCTCGTCGTGACCCTGGCGGCGTGCGACGGCGGTGCCGGCAGTGAGTCCGACGCGTCGCCCGCGAGCGACGCCGCGAGTCCCGCCAGCGCACAGGAGGCGCCGAGGACGCCGTCGGAGGAGCTCGGGCTCACCGAGGGGTGGGGGCCCGACCGTGCCGAGCTCGACCGGGCGGCCCGGATCGTCGCGAGGATGCGGCTCCCCGACCTCGCCGGGCAGGTGATCGTCGCGGACTGGAGCGGCACGTCGGCACCCGTGAGGATGGTGCGCGACCTGCACCTCGGCGGCGTGATCGCCTTCGACTCCAACGTCGTCTCGGCCCGGCAGATCAAGGCCGTGAACACCGCGCTGACCCGCCAGGTGCGGCGGAAGTACCCGCTCTTCCTCGGCGTCGACCAGGAAGGCGGCGTGGTCGAGCGGCTCCGCCGCGCGGCGACCCGGTTCCCCGCCTTCATGAGCGCCGGGGCAGCCGGTGATCCGGCGCTGACGCAGCAGGCCTATGCCGCCAGCGGGGGAGAGCTGCGGGGGCTCGGCTTCACCGTCGACTTCGCCCCCGACGCCGACGTCACCTCCGGACCGGGGGACCCCACGATCGGGTCCCGCTCGGCGTCGTCGCGACCGACGACCGTGGCCGGGCAGGTGGTGGCGGCCGCGAACGGCTTCAGCGGGGCGGGCGTGCTGCCGGTCATCAAGCACTTCCCGGGCCACGGCTCGGTGCCGGCCGACAGCCACCTCACCCTCCCCGTCCAGACCAAGTCCGTGAAGGAGCTCGAGGCGACGGACCTGGTGCCGTTCCGCAGCGCCGTCGAGGCCGGGCTCCCGGCCGTCATGGTCGGCCACCTCGACGTGCGCGCGGTGGACCCGCGGGTGCCCTCGTCGCTGTCGAGGAAGGTGACGACCGGGCTGCTGCGCGACGGGCTCGGTTTCCACGGCCTGGTGGTCACCGACTCGCTCGAGATGACAGGCGTGACGAAGGGCCGTGACGCCGGTCGGATAGCCGTGCAGGCCATGCGCGCAGGCGCCGACGTGCTCCTGATGCCGGCGTCGCCGGCCCTCGCCCGCACCGCGCTCGTGAAGGCCGTGCGATCGGGCACGCTGACCCGCAAGCGCCTCGAGCAGTCGGCGGCCCGGCAGATCGCCCTGCTCACCCATCTCGTCGGCGCCCCGGGCACGCCGGTCGGCGAGGCCCGCGCGGCCTCGCGGGCCCTGTCGGCGGCCGCGATCACCGTCACCGACGGCGCGTGCAACGGGCGGCTGGTCGAGGACGCCGTCCACGCCTACGGCGACTCCGGCGCGGTCGGCACCTTCGCGACCGCGGCTCGCGAGGCCGGGTTGACGGTCCTCCTGCGCCGATCGACCCCGCCGGGGCTGGCCACCGCCGCGCCCAGGCCGGAGCGGAGGAAGCACGAGGGCAGGAAGCACTTCAAGGCGCGGACGAAGGCGTGGCGGAGGGCCGAGGCGCGGCGTGAGGTCCGGCTCGGCCGCTGGACCGCGCGCGAGGACGCCCGCGTCGCCGCGGGGACCCAGATCGGCTTCTCCGGCTACCACGACGCCCCGGTCGACGGCACCATCGCCGTCGCGACCGACACCCCGTGGGTGCTCGGCAGGGTCGGCGCCCCGACGCGGATCGCGACCTACGGCGACACTCCCGCCGCGATGCAGGCGCTCGTCGAGGTCCTGCTCGGGCGGGCGACGGCGCCGGGCCACCTCCCGGTCGAGGTGGCCGGGGTGTCGCGCGACGGGTGCTAG
- a CDS encoding class I SAM-dependent methyltransferase codes for MEIGTLDWLRTTEGGRLLVHAAQAWADHPRDPVRVASVVRRLEPDAEKAAAATTQVRLREKAVAKFGESARLMFFTPDALEQATRARVADHRAARLAAAIPGGSVIDLGCGIGGDLLAFARAGLVAAGIDQDPVRVAMAAANLEALGLAGAVQVGDATTIDPSGFGAAFADPARRGGRGRVFDVEGWTPPWPWVLDLLTRRALVKVAPGIGHDLVPAGAEAEWVSDGGDVKEAVIWSPGLSTTDRRATVIGEGGLATLTDEDAPALGEGGVHVRDVGSFLYEPDGAVIRAGLVTAVAAGVNGGLVDEHIAYVTSDESFRTPFARGYRVVEHLPYREKQLRAALHERGIGRLAIKKRGVQVVPEELRKRLALKGDNEATLVLTRVSGQGTALLVEPF; via the coding sequence GTGGAGATCGGGACGCTGGACTGGCTGCGCACGACCGAGGGCGGTCGGCTGCTGGTCCACGCCGCCCAGGCGTGGGCCGACCACCCGCGGGACCCGGTGCGGGTCGCGAGCGTCGTACGCCGCCTCGAGCCCGACGCCGAGAAGGCCGCGGCCGCCACGACGCAGGTCCGGCTGCGCGAGAAGGCCGTCGCCAAGTTCGGCGAGTCGGCGCGGCTGATGTTCTTCACCCCCGACGCGCTCGAGCAGGCCACCCGCGCCCGGGTCGCCGACCACCGCGCGGCCCGGCTCGCGGCCGCGATCCCCGGAGGCAGCGTGATCGACCTCGGCTGCGGGATCGGCGGCGACCTCCTCGCCTTCGCGCGCGCCGGCCTCGTCGCCGCCGGCATCGACCAGGACCCGGTGCGGGTCGCGATGGCCGCGGCCAACCTCGAGGCGCTCGGCCTGGCGGGAGCCGTCCAGGTCGGTGACGCGACCACGATCGACCCGAGCGGCTTCGGCGCCGCCTTCGCCGACCCGGCCCGACGCGGAGGACGCGGGCGGGTCTTCGATGTCGAGGGCTGGACCCCGCCGTGGCCGTGGGTGCTCGACCTGCTCACCCGGCGCGCGCTGGTCAAGGTGGCGCCGGGCATCGGCCACGACCTCGTTCCGGCGGGCGCCGAGGCCGAGTGGGTCAGCGACGGCGGCGACGTCAAGGAGGCGGTCATCTGGTCGCCCGGCCTCTCGACGACTGACCGTCGGGCCACCGTCATCGGCGAGGGCGGGCTCGCGACGCTGACCGACGAGGACGCTCCGGCGCTGGGCGAGGGCGGCGTGCACGTCCGCGACGTGGGCTCCTTCCTCTACGAGCCCGACGGGGCGGTGATCCGGGCCGGCCTGGTCACCGCCGTCGCCGCCGGGGTCAACGGCGGCCTCGTCGACGAGCACATCGCCTACGTCACCAGCGACGAGTCGTTCCGTACCCCGTTCGCGCGCGGCTACCGCGTCGTCGAGCACCTCCCCTACCGGGAGAAGCAGCTGAGGGCGGCGCTCCACGAGCGCGGGATCGGCCGGCTGGCGATCAAGAAGCGCGGAGTGCAGGTGGTGCCCGAGGAGCTGCGCAAGCGGCTCGCGCTCAAGGGCGACAACGAGGCGACCCTCGTGCTCACCCGCGTGTCGGGGCAGGGCACGGCGTTGCTGGTCGAGCCCTTCTAG
- the groES gene encoding co-chaperone GroES translates to MSVNIKPLEDRIVVQTLEAEQTTASGLVIPDTAKEKPQEGEVVAIGPGRIDDNGNRVPLDVAVGDKVIYSKYGGTEVKYAGQEYLILSARDILAVVS, encoded by the coding sequence GTGTCGGTCAACATCAAGCCCCTCGAGGACCGCATCGTCGTCCAGACGCTCGAAGCCGAGCAGACCACCGCCTCCGGCCTGGTCATCCCGGACACGGCCAAGGAGAAGCCCCAGGAGGGCGAGGTCGTGGCGATCGGTCCCGGTCGCATCGACGACAACGGCAACCGCGTCCCGCTCGACGTCGCGGTCGGTGACAAGGTCATCTACAGCAAGTACGGCGGCACCGAGGTCAAGTACGCCGGCCAGGAGTACCTCATCCTGTCGGCCCGCGACATCCTCGCTGTCGTTTCCTGA
- the groL gene encoding chaperonin GroEL (60 kDa chaperone family; promotes refolding of misfolded polypeptides especially under stressful conditions; forms two stacked rings of heptamers to form a barrel-shaped 14mer; ends can be capped by GroES; misfolded proteins enter the barrel where they are refolded when GroES binds), translating into MPKILEFDENARRSLERGVDALANAVKVTLGPKGRYVVLDKKWGAPTITNDGVTVAREIELDDPFENLGAQLTKEVATKTNDVAGDGTTTATVLAQAMVHEGLRAVAAGANPMGLKRGMDAAAEAVGDALREAAREVESREDMASVATISSRDSHIGDLLAEAFDKVGKDGVITVEESNTMGTELEFTEGMQFDKGYISAYFVSDPESMEAVLDDPYILLHQGKISSIQELLPVLEKVIATGKPLFILAEDVDGEALSTLVVNKIRGTFNVAAVKSPAFGDRRKAMMQDIAILTGGQVVAPEVGLKLDQVGLEVLGQARRVVITKDNTTIVEGSGDQGQIEGRVNQIKAEIENTDSDWDREKLQERLAKLAGGVCVIKVGAATEVELKEKKHRIEDAVSATRAAIEEGIVPGGGSAIIHAVSVLEDNLGLTGDEAAGVRVVRKAADEPLRWIAENGGENGYVVTAKVRELGVGNGYNAATGEYGDLVAQGVLDPVKVTRSALVNATSIAAMLLTTETLIVDKPEEEEPAAGGGHGHGHGH; encoded by the coding sequence ATGCCCAAGATCCTGGAGTTCGACGAGAACGCCCGCCGCAGCCTCGAGCGCGGCGTCGACGCCCTCGCCAACGCCGTCAAGGTGACGCTCGGCCCCAAGGGCCGCTACGTCGTCCTCGACAAGAAGTGGGGAGCCCCCACGATCACCAACGACGGTGTGACCGTCGCGCGCGAGATCGAGCTCGACGACCCGTTCGAGAACCTCGGTGCCCAGCTCACCAAGGAGGTGGCCACCAAGACCAACGACGTCGCCGGTGACGGCACCACCACCGCGACCGTCCTGGCCCAGGCCATGGTCCACGAGGGCCTCCGTGCCGTCGCGGCCGGCGCCAACCCGATGGGCCTCAAGCGCGGCATGGACGCCGCGGCCGAGGCCGTCGGCGACGCGCTGCGCGAGGCCGCCCGCGAGGTCGAGTCCCGCGAGGACATGGCCTCCGTCGCCACGATCTCCAGCCGCGACAGCCACATCGGCGACCTGCTCGCCGAGGCCTTCGACAAGGTCGGCAAGGACGGCGTGATCACGGTCGAGGAGTCCAACACCATGGGCACCGAGCTCGAGTTCACCGAGGGCATGCAGTTCGACAAGGGCTACATCTCGGCCTACTTCGTCTCCGACCCGGAGTCGATGGAGGCCGTCCTCGACGACCCCTACATCCTTCTCCACCAGGGCAAGATCTCCTCGATCCAGGAGCTGCTCCCGGTCCTCGAGAAGGTCATCGCGACCGGCAAGCCGCTCTTCATCCTCGCCGAGGACGTCGACGGCGAGGCGCTCTCGACGCTGGTCGTCAACAAGATCCGCGGCACGTTCAACGTCGCCGCGGTCAAGAGCCCGGCCTTCGGCGACCGCCGCAAGGCGATGATGCAGGACATCGCGATCCTGACCGGTGGCCAGGTCGTCGCTCCCGAGGTCGGCCTCAAGCTCGACCAGGTCGGCCTCGAGGTCCTCGGCCAGGCGCGTCGCGTCGTCATCACCAAGGACAACACCACGATCGTCGAGGGCTCGGGCGACCAGGGCCAGATCGAGGGCCGGGTCAACCAGATCAAGGCCGAGATCGAGAACACCGACTCCGACTGGGACCGCGAGAAGCTCCAGGAGCGCCTCGCCAAGCTCGCCGGCGGTGTCTGCGTGATCAAGGTCGGCGCCGCCACCGAGGTGGAGCTCAAGGAGAAGAAGCACCGCATCGAGGACGCCGTCTCCGCGACGCGCGCCGCGATCGAGGAGGGCATCGTCCCCGGCGGTGGCTCCGCGATCATCCACGCCGTGTCGGTGCTCGAGGACAACCTCGGCCTGACCGGTGACGAGGCCGCGGGCGTCCGCGTGGTCCGCAAGGCCGCCGACGAGCCGCTGCGCTGGATCGCCGAGAACGGCGGCGAGAACGGCTACGTCGTGACCGCCAAGGTCCGCGAGCTCGGCGTCGGCAACGGCTACAACGCCGCCACCGGCGAGTACGGCGACCTGGTCGCCCAGGGCGTCCTCGACCCGGTCAAGGTCACCCGCTCGGCGCTGGTCAACGCGACCTCCATCGCCGCGATGCTGCTCACGACCGAGACGCTGATCGTGGACAAGCCCGAGGAGGAGGAGCCCGCCGCCGGCGGCGGACACGGGCACGGCCACGGTCACTGA
- a CDS encoding GNAT family N-acetyltransferase translates to MPDPDTTVDEGPVFTTSETAVTATVAGRTIGAATWTPDEEGAWLLELEVDPAWRRRSIGSKLLLEATRAARTSNVSEVVVRTAADNSAVLPLVLGSGLRGRIRMGTDDLTVRIPITPLVRSAY, encoded by the coding sequence GTGCCCGACCCCGACACGACCGTCGACGAGGGCCCGGTGTTCACCACCTCGGAGACCGCGGTCACCGCCACGGTCGCGGGCAGGACGATCGGCGCGGCCACCTGGACTCCCGACGAGGAGGGCGCGTGGCTCCTCGAGCTCGAGGTCGACCCCGCCTGGCGTCGCCGGAGCATCGGCTCGAAGCTGCTGCTCGAGGCGACCCGCGCGGCCCGGACGAGCAACGTGTCGGAGGTCGTCGTACGCACCGCGGCCGACAACTCGGCCGTCCTGCCGCTCGTCCTCGGCAGCGGCCTGCGCGGGCGGATCCGGATGGGCACCGACGACCTGACGGTGCGGATCCCGATCACGCCGTTGGTAAGGAGCGCGTACTAA